One window of the Rhodoflexus caldus genome contains the following:
- a CDS encoding 3'-5' exonuclease: MNPLTPAQIFRELKNLLFIDIETVSVQPDLDLLDEAMQALWTKRANRLDPQQNPDILYKQRAALSAEFGKIICIAAGYFYLNDEQQLSLRVKSFSGTDEAQLLHDFKYLLENRFNKRTRLVAHNGKHFDYPYLCRRMLINRIMPPAILNIADQKPWEIVHLDTMEMWQYGDKRYLTSLKLLATLFGIPTGKDNIDGSMVHDVFYRDGDYERIAAYCRSDVKVTAQVYLAMRCYPSLAPENIIELS, encoded by the coding sequence ATGAATCCGCTTACTCCGGCGCAGATTTTCCGCGAACTGAAAAACCTGCTGTTCATAGACATTGAAACCGTTTCGGTACAACCCGACTTGGACTTGTTAGACGAAGCGATGCAGGCACTTTGGACAAAGCGGGCGAACCGTTTAGACCCACAGCAAAACCCCGACATTCTTTACAAACAACGGGCTGCACTTTCGGCAGAGTTCGGGAAAATTATTTGCATTGCGGCGGGCTATTTTTACCTCAACGATGAACAACAGTTGAGCCTCCGCGTCAAGTCCTTTTCGGGCACCGATGAGGCGCAACTGTTGCACGATTTCAAATACCTGCTGGAAAACCGCTTCAACAAGCGCACGCGGCTTGTGGCACACAACGGCAAACATTTTGACTATCCTTACCTGTGCCGCCGCATGTTGATTAACCGCATCATGCCGCCTGCCATCCTCAACATTGCCGACCAAAAGCCGTGGGAAATTGTGCATTTGGATACGATGGAAATGTGGCAATACGGCGACAAACGCTATTTGACTTCGCTCAAATTGCTGGCAACTCTTTTTGGCATCCCTACGGGCAAAGACAACATAGACGGCAGCATGGTACACGACGTATTCTACCGCGACGGCGATTATGAGCGCATCGCTGCCTATTGCCGCAGCGACGTAAAAGTTACCGCACAGGTCTATCTGGCGATGCGCTGCTACCCAAGTCTTGCGCCTGAAAATATCATTGAGCTATCGTAA